In one window of Bos taurus isolate L1 Dominette 01449 registration number 42190680 breed Hereford chromosome 4, ARS-UCD2.0, whole genome shotgun sequence DNA:
- the OR9A4 gene encoding olfactory receptor 9A4: MLSLPCSLDFTRNKSPSYMLGNHSSATEFYLLGFSGSRELRHILFATFFFFYLVTLMGNTVIIVIVCLDKHLQSPMYFFLGHLSALELLVTTIIVPMMLWGLLLPGMQTISLAACVTQLFLYLALGTTEFTLLGAMAVDRYVAVCNPLRYNVIMNSRTCNFVVIVSWLFGFLFEIWPVYATFQLSYCKSNVVDNFFCDRGQLLKLSCDNTLFMEFILFLMAIFVLFGSLIPTIVSYTYIISTILKIPSASGRRKAFSTCASHFTCVVIGYGSCLFLYVKPKQTQATDYNRVVSLMVYVVTPFLNPFIFTLQNDKVIEALRDRVKQCCHLFRN; this comes from the coding sequence ATGTTATCTCTCCCTTGCTCTCTAGACTTCACAAGGAACAAAAGTCCGAGCTACATGTTGGGGAATCACTCCAGTGCCACTGAATTCTATCTCCTTGGCTTCTCAGGATCTAGAGAATTACGCCATATCCTCTTTGctaccttcttcttcttctatttAGTGACATTAATGGGTAACACAGTCATCATTGTGATTGTCTGTCTTGATAAACATCTGCAGTCtcccatgtatttcttccttgGTCATCTCTCGGCCTTGGAGCTCCTGGTGACCACCATTATCGTCCCCATGATGCTCTGGGGGTTGCTGCTCCCTGGGATGCAGACAATATCTCTGGCTGCATGTGTCACCCAGCTCTTCCTGTACCTTGCTCTGGGGACCACAGAGTTTACGCTGCTGGGAGCGATGGCTGTGGACCGTTACGTGGCTGTCTGTAACCCCTTGAGGTACAACGTCATAATGAATAGCCGCACCTGCAACTTTGTGGTAATTGTGTCATGGTTGTTTGGGTTCCTTTTTGAAATTTGGCCAGTTTATGCCACATTTCAGCTTTCCTATTGCAAATCAAATGTGGTGGACAATTTTTTCTGCGACCGAGGGCAATTGCTCAAACTATCCTGTGATAATACTCTTTTCATGGAATTCATCCTCTTCTTAATggctatttttgttctttttggttCTTTGATCCCTACAATTGTCTCCTACACCTACATCATCTCCACCATCCTCAAGATCCCCTCGGCCTCTGGCCGCAGGAAAGCCTTCTCTACATGTGCCTCCCACTTCACATGTGTCGTGATTGGTTACGGCAGCTGCTTGTTCCTCTACGTGAAACCCAAGCAAACTCAGGCCACAGATTACAACAGGGTTGTTTCCTTGATGGTTTACGTAGTCACTCCTTTCCTCAATCCTTTCATCTTCACTCTCCAGAATGACAAAGTCATAGAAGCACTTCGGGACAGAGTGAAACAATGCTGTCATCTATTCAGGAACTAG